The genomic segment ATTTATAATCAAATAATATGCCCTGGCAAATATTGTTATATTTGCTGGTGTAACCTACAATGTCCCAGTTTGATATGCTGTTTGAATGTATTCACTCCTATATCAGCTAAAAATAGAATGTCATCATGTTTTGGTCATGGAGAAAAAGAATATACCTTGCAGTTGTTTCTACCAGTAACCTGGAATCACTAgctattacttctaaacaaaatatattttgggggGGATTCTAATAAGGCTACAATGTTGTTTGGTTTATTGCTTGAACAGTCGCTGAGATTGTTTGCTTATCAATGCAAAATAGGCTTCTTTGAtgcatagcctatagatcagatcaaggaaccaagcAAGCTTCATTGCCTACACAACACTGCCCCCACGGCTACTGAAGGGATGATATGGTGCGTTACAATTTGCATGTGGCACGGGGTACGTGGAATGTCGGAGCGCACTTCAAGGAGCCGCCCCTTTTAATGGCGGAAAAAACGACACTGCGAGACTGCGCTACCAAAGATTTTTTATAACAAACCCAAGAATGATGACAGCCTATCGTTTCCAATGgaagcaaattaatcatagtgggcagaaccaaGCACGTTCTAGcatatatttgcatatttccgttagggaacgcttactctgtgaagtgtgtgtgtgcaatgacTCAATtcacccttgcactccttctaaacaactattttttttctttttctttggcAAAGTAAACTTCGTCCACACTGTTCAGAACAGTTCTAGTTCTgttctagttttggaaacagaaaactgtattgagctcaaatgtttcatcgattgagaaaattagcagaatgtcggccaaagtccatctcgctccatcttctcccactgccggccactgggcgtCCTCTCACCGCCATATaagggttaaataaaataaaataaataaaacgctCCATCGACTCCGTTAGCGTATTCTGTGTAGACCCCTTTAGCCTACGGTCATAACCAATGAAAAAGGGAATCAGTATAGGATATGGTAATTCAAGAGTACGGGAGCATGGTTTAAATTCAGCAATGGTGAATCTAGCTAATATTCCTCTCTATATTTGCATCAAAGCCCATCTGTTTGTTTTGATATGCAAATGCTGGCTACCAATTTATCTTGCCATTACAGTCTGTTCTGATTCTTTGAAGAAAACATGCTGTATTTTCAAGAATGGTGGGGTCATGGAAAAACCCAGCTCCTTGGTTGTGGAGTAGAGAAGAAGTAGTGCATCGTGGGTGATTTCCCGGAGAAGACAGGGAGGCGATGGAGGAAGATGAGCCGGGTAAGTGTGAGGGTGACAGTCTCTTTTTAGTAAACAACTGTTCGTAACTTGACATCACGTTGCCCCTATACGTGTGTACTGCTGTTATTAGCCTACTTGTTTATTTGGCTTTACTGTTATGTTGAAGGATCAAATATATGTTGCAGGAAATTACATTTTATAAAATAGaattgaatagaatagaatatctcTTCTAGTGTTGATAACATGCTCCTCCATCTCCATCACTGTTTTAGCTGTAGAATACAAAAGTCTGTTTGAGGacccagccttcctctgtgagGACTCCTCCCTGTTCTCAGACTACTCCACCCCCATCGCCAGGTTCCAGGATGACATCACATGGCTTCGGCCACAGGTAAGACCCGGGCCTACACCTTATCCAATCAGAATTGGCCTTAGGTCACTAATAATATatcataatataatatatatgccatttatatGCTGTGTTCCTTCCAATACATGTTATTTTTTCCTTATCACGTTGTGAACACTTGATCGCGTAACAGAAGCAAGCATGTCCAATCTGCTCACAATGATTCTGTTTCTGTTAATGGTgacatatttctctctctgtccctccaggAGATCTGCCCGTCTCCCACACTCTTCCCTGACAACACCGATGACGGCCATGCAAAGCAAGGCCTCCTGGGAGACTGCTGGTTCCTCTGTGCCTGCACGATCTTACTGAAAAACCAGCATCTGATGAAGAAGGTAAAGCTCCACAAACTTGtaaggtacagtgcattcagaaagtattcagaccccttgactttttccacattttgttgcgttacagccttattctaaaattgattaaaatctttttttttctcatcaatctacacacaatatcccataatgacaaagcaaaaacaggtttttagaaatgtgtgcgaatttattaataataaaaaagGGAAATATCAcaaattacataagtattcagaccctttactcagtactttgttgaagcacctttggcagcgattacagccttaagtcttcttgggtatgattctacaagcttggcacacctgaatttggggagtttctcccattcttctctgcagatcctctcaagctctgtcatgttggatggggagcgtcgctgcacagctattttcaggtctccagagatcttcaaccgggttcaagtccgggcactggctgggccactcaaggacattccgagacttgtccggaagccactactgcattgtcatggctgtgtgcttagagtcgttgtcctgttggaaggtaaactttcaccccagtctgaggtcctgagcgctctggagcaggttttcatcaaggatctctctgtactttgcccgttcatctttccctcggtactgactagtctcccagtccctgccgctgaaaaacatcccaacagcatgatgctgccatcaccaagcttcaccgtagggatggtgccaggtttcctccagatgtgacgcttggcattcaggccaaagagttcaatcttggtttcatcagaccagagaatcttgtttctcatggtctgagtcctttaggtgccttttggcaaactcttaagtgggctgtcatgtgccttttactgaggagtggcttcagtctggccactctaccataaaggcctgattggtggagtgctgcagagatggttgtccttctggaagattctcccatctccaaagaggaactctagagctctgtcagagtgaccatcgggttcttggtcgcctccctgaccaaggcccttctcccccgattgctcagtttggccgggcggccagctctaggaagagtcttgatggttccaaacttcttccatttaagaatgatggaggcaattgtgttcttggggaccttcaatgctgcagacattttttggtacccttccccagatctgtgcttcaacacaatcctgtctcggagctctacggacaattccttcgacctcatggcttgttttttgctctgacatgcactgtcaacaggtgtgtgcctttccaaatcatgtccaatcatttgaatttaccacaggtggactccaatcaagttgtacaaacatctcaaggatgatcaatggaaacaggatggacctgagctcaatttcgagtctcatagcaaagggtctgaatacttatgtaaatatctgtttttttatttgtaatacatttgctaaattttctaaaaacctgttttcgctttgtcattatggggtattgtgtgtaggttgatgagaaacattttttatttaatcaattttagaataaggctgtaacgtaacaaaatgtggaaaaaggcaaggggtctggatactttccgaatgcgctgtatatgtTATTGCATTGAAGTAAGCTTGTTGCTTTTTGGTTTTGCTGTGAACAGTAAAACTACAACTGTAGGTTAGTACCACAAGTTAAAGTCTGACAGCTTACAGTAAATACACTATGCTTCTGCCCCTCACCTATTCCATTAAGTACTTGGTGACTTTTATCTATACCAAAATACTGTGAAAAACCCAGTGTTACCCTGTGCCATCTCTAACCCCCAGGTGGTACCCCCTGCCCAGCCTcagtggggggagagggggtacAGGGGCTccttcctcttccgtctctggcAGCATGGCCGCTGGACAGAGGTAACCGTTGACGACCGGCTGCCCTGCCTCGGAGGCAAGCTCTGCTTCTCGCGCTGCCAGTCCCCCACTGCTTTCTGGGTAGCTCTGCTGGAGAAGGCCTATGCCAAGTGAGTGACAGGTGGAAGGTTGAAAGTGACCTTCCACCTGTTTCTGCATCTAGTCATTAATATTGTGTCTCCTAATATTCTATGCTATTCCAAtcacataccataccataccatacaatACAATAGTTAGGTTTTGTGACATTCTCTGATCCCCCCCATGTTGTCTCTTGTCCCTATTCCTCCCCCAGGCTGCAGGGGTCGTATGAGCACCTATGGGCGGGGCAGGTCTCTGAGGCCCTGGTAGACCTGACAGGGGGGCTGGCGGAGCGCTGGAGCCTGGGGGATGGTGGGACGGAGGAGGACCAGGGTCGGGGGTCATCTGACAGTGACTGGGTCAGGAGGAGGAGGCTGGATCTGGACCTGCTGCATGCGGTCAGAGAGGGCTTTTAGTCAGCTGCTCTGTACACAGCGCCCCCGGAGGTGAGGAGGACAAATGATTTGTCTGGGAATATTTGGCTGTTTTCACATTTTAAACACAAAAATAGCTCTGGGCTGTGCAGGCCATTGTTATCCAATGGAGAGGGAATGCAGTTTTCTTAGAATCTTACTGAAAGCCTTCCATTGAAATCTTGTGACTAACCTTTCAAGGTAAGGTACTGGCATACCCCCAAGTCTGCTAATGGGCCAGTTGCTAAAATATTGTTTAGGGCTATATTTACCCTAACTGCCCCCTTACCCCCTAGGTGCCAGTGAGTTGTGGCATGCCCTGAGTGTGATGGAGTGGGTGGACGTGAGGACGGTGGAAGGGGTAGGAGTACGTCTAATCAGGATCAGAAACCCCTGGGGCAGACGCTGCTGGGagggagcatggagagagaggtagggggtgtgtgtatgttagAGCTCTGCTACCTGACCCGAGCCCGATGGGCCCCGGTTAGGGCCGGTAGGGCCTGTTTTTTCATCCATAACTAGGGTACGGGTAGGGCTCGGGTATCACTAAATTTATCATTAACATTTCGAAGCTGAGCCATTTGCTTGTGCTCTGCTGCACAGTACATATCATGGTGTCAGAGGTTTTTCAACCTTGTCAAATTAAAGACTAGAACATTGTTCGAGTCCACAGGAGAGATTATTTTGCAGGAAATAATAATGTTCCTTGAGTTTTTCCTTGAGTTTAGAGTgacaaaatgtagctagcttactGCTAACTGCTTTCAGTTTCGTCATTGAGGAGGACAGCAGTGTTGCCAACAATTTTTCAGTGAGACCGCTATTGGCTCCTTGATTTGTCGCTAAAAGTTGCTAGATTACGTTTTGCCGTTGCTGCGACGATGTCACAGCACCAATTTGCCTTGCTGCGGCACAGCTGCGGTCCCCGACGTAGCGTTTTCGCCCCGTCTCCCATCAGACACGCCTCCCCTTGTGCTTTTCTGCCTGTGTGTTCGCCATTGCTATGGCTTCTGTTGCATAGACAGCTTCTCCCACTCTTGTTTGCGGCAGAATTGAGTGGAAAAAGTCGCTAAATCCTATCAAAACCATAGAAAACCTTGGTGTCAAAACTCCCCAAAGGCAGCCTGATAAGTTGCTGAATTTGTCACTAGAATCTTTTACCAATAAAAGTCACTGGAGGGGTCTGAAAAAATGAACTAAATATAACGACAAAggcgctaagttggcaacactgcagaACAGCAAGAAGAGCAGAGCCGTGCACACAGCGCAGGGAGCGAGGGACAGACAGACGAGCAGCTAATGGGTACTAATAAAGTTATTTCTGATTTCGGCAGGGCTCGGCCTTAAATTTGGCAGAAGCAGTCAGGCCTGGGTAGGGCCTGAACGCCGCAGGCATGGGTAGGGCTTGAAATTCATGCCAGTGTAGGGCTtgcgggtgtgtgtgcgtgcgttcttTTGTGTCATTTTGAGCCTGGCCCCATCTATAATTATTTTCTTAAGAACCTTTGTCTcagtaataaactggccactcTCGCCTGGCAGTGGAGAAGGCTGGAACTCTCTGGACCCGACCTGTACTCTGAACCTGCTGGGCCGAGCCCAGGAGGCCGAGTTCTGGGTGGACGAGACTGAATTCCTGTTGCAGTTTGATGATGTCACAGTGTGGTATCCCATCAATGAGGAGGGACACCTGCAGAGCATCTATTCTGGTATACTCACTCAATACTTCCTCGTTATACAAGCATTAGACAACGTTTAATAGTTTTGAATGTATGAGAAAGCCTGACAATCTTTGGTTTGGGGGTGAAATATCTCTTTATAAAAGGAAAGCTAAGCAAAGCCAGTGTTGTGATTGTGTAATTGACAGCCCCTATCTGTCCAATAGGAGAGCTGCTGACTCACAGCCACCAGACGGGCGATCGCTGGGTCAAAGGTCACTCAGCAGGTGGTTGCCGTAACAACAGTAGCTATGGCAGCAATCCTCAGTTCTGGCTGCAGGTGTTTGAGAGGGGAGAGGTGCTTGTGTCTCTGCTACAGCACAGAAGGTATAGCAGGAACACAGGACGCCACTACACACAGTCACCAGAGGAGGGCAGCAGCACCACACAACACCAGCACTACCAGGCCATCGCCTTGCACATGTGGAAGGTTGGTACTGTACTCTAGCCTTGTTGCTGGTAGATGTTAAGGTaagaacgtgtgtgtgtttgtctggctTTTAATTGTttaatctttgtgtgtgtgtgtacatgcatgcgatttgtgcgtctgtctgtctgtctgtcaatccCCAGGTAGAGAATAAGCGTTTGAACCTGTCTGGGACTCTGAACAGCCCTCCCTGTGCCTCCACACACTGCCACGCCTACGAGCGTGAGGTGGTgctacacacacacctggaccctGGCTTCCACCTGCTCATCCCCAGTACCTTCCTCCAGGGGGGCGAGGGGAGCTTCCTGCTCAGGGTCTTCTCCTCTTCCCCCACCTCACTCAGGTCAGTGGGACTaacatttacattgtagtcatttagcagaagacTGTGACCATAAAGAGATAGGTCCAAATATGGATAGGATAAATCAAAGTTTATCAGAAGTTTTGCTTTTCATACATCAAAAGTGGTTTATATATCATGCTATTTGTTTTGTAGATCATGTTATGTCTTACAAGTCTAGGAAACTGGACTTTCAAATTGAATCTATATGTTCCCCCATCCTCCTGCAGTGCTGTGAAGACCCCAGGGCCCTCTTTGCCGTTGGTAACAGAGGGGGAGTGGGAGACAATCTACTTACGGGGTGCATGGGTCACCGGGTCATCGGCCGGGGGGAGCAGGAACTTCCTGTCTCACTGGCAGAATCCCAGGTTCCCGGTCACCATGGGCGACAACTTAGCGGGGTCAACAGGGGTCAATGTTAGGGTCACCCTCCACCAGAACTGCCCTGACACTGACCTCCAGGCCATCGGCTTTCACCTGTACAAGGTGagctgggtcatattcattagggcatACTCTATCAGAACGTTTTGCAATGAAAAAACTAAAGTCCAAGTAGTCACTCCTTGTtttagtccattttcttctgtttggtgcctaataaaAATGACCCTGTTTATTAACGGTATGTGGTTAGCCTATCTAAAAGGTGTCCTTAATGTAGAATCTATGGTTTAGCCTGTTGATATGTTGTTTTAATCCTCCTTTCAAATCTGTCTTTATGAAGAGGATTATGTTGTGACTAGTTACATGTGAATCTCTCTGTATATCCAGGCTCCGGAGGGACAGGGGAAGGCCGAGTCGACAGTACCCAGGGAGGAGGAACCGGTGGCCAGCTGCATTCCTCACTGCTACACCCAGGCTGTCAGTCTGGCCTGCTGCCTTCCTCCAGGGGCATACGTCATAGTGCCCTCCACCTACCATCCTGATTCCCCAGGCCAGTTCACCCTCACTGTGGCTCGCAAAATACACAGGTAGACCTGGTTCCATTCCACTCCCTATCCACTTAACACCTTCTCCTAGTCCCTATGCCCTTAGAAGGAGGAAGGACTGTGGTTAGGAAAAGCACAGTGATTGTGTAaatttttgtaaaaaatattttggggaATTGAACCCACGACCTGAACACAGGACCACAATGATGGTGTGTTGTACTTGTGTTTCAGGAGAGTGGTGAAGAGTCAGGAAAGTCTGGGGAGAGCCATTCAAGAGGTGAGTGAGTGTTGGGCTATGTGTACAAGACCTATGCTTTGCAACAAACACACTTCCTAAACAAATGTTGTGTACCATAGTGCACTATCACTTGAAATGTCAACTATGTTGAATATGGTCAACAGGTGGCAGTATTTAATCAATGTCTGTTAGTAGTGTGCGGGTCAGCTGTGTGTTCCCCGCACCTGTccacaattgctaataacccatccgcaaccgcccgactatatgtgataaagtgaacatctgaggcccgcacccaaCCCTAAGCcgctaatatagaaaatgtgctataggctacagtcagagacggCGGAGCGATgttttgacagggggtgcaggattttCTTTTGCCTGATTTTAAATGTTTCTGCTTTTAATTTAATttaggtaggctatttgttattCAACTTGTCTAAAGTTAGAtgcatgcagcttctcttctgtcattatttGTTGccctattttgcactatggcctatttattgccttacctccataacttactacatttgcacacactgtatatagatgttctatttttctattgtgttattgactgtacgtttttgtttatcccatgtgtaactctgtgttgttgttgttgttttttatcgcactgctttgctttatcttggccaggtcgcagttgtaaatgagaacttgttctcaactggcttacctggttaaataaaggtgaaataaaatgaaataataTAGAAGACTAAATagacccttgctcaccagaataatcgatagaatctagttgacatcggtaaaattctctgtcatctctgcttctttcgcAGAGCAAATACgttttctgtgcaaaatgtccaaatgacatcagtttgaccgttTGTagggaaatagaaagctgtgaaaacaacccaacatgtttctgatgagatttcagttcggcttggatgcatattttatgtggttgaaatacaatcagcttttatgatgctgataaagttAGCACCTCTACAGAGGGTATCTAACTGCGCAttcacattctctcaagatgctgaaagaaataaatcatatttctccactcctgttcccgagtcaaaatgttgctgcaagaaatgcttaattctgtaggagttaatattaaggctatgtgagaggttatagacttagtcagtgtccagatttcagtttcaaTTTAACCCATTTGAACAGTAGGCTATAGTTCCCTTGatgtgccataggcctatttgaagtccccatcttgtgactgtcgaatttgtatatcgcttcacaatcatcacacataacagccggcactgctatcatcctcttttaccataTCACCAAATATTTCCCAAACATACGTTTTTTggcctcccttctctttattttcaactctccattttgcagattttctcttattgaattaaactagGACATTATCCTTTTTGCCTCCGTGGGTGGGTgacgttaactttttctgcccgttcccaaaagcatttggcgattGGCGTGTAGGCTATTTTGCGAGTGTgcagttaggccctaaagcttaggcttacATAATCATGCCAGATAGcctcaaataatgaaagaaaaacctcaatgtagcgtatagatataaattgcacaagaattatacatgtatggattttttaaggtctctctctctctctctctctctctctctggcgacAGGTCTCTCACATATCTGTGATGCGTAGTTAGCTCTGGGAGCTGTGCTGCCGCTCTGCTGACGTGAGCTCACATCCCTTCGGCCTTGGCCACAGATGAAGGAGCGGGTCTCCCCCCTCTACCCATGCCgaacactgtgtgtgtttgtgtgcgcacgCACGGCCCGGGCTCAGGGCCTTTATCCCCAGCCTGGCGAGGCTCAGGGAGCCGATCGGCatctctcctttctgtctctctctctccctttctctctctcccggcTGCGATTAGCACATCAGAGGTTGTCGTTGGGCCGGGCACTAATGGGAGCTGACGGGGCTGGCCGGTGTAAACAAACAGTCGCCATTGAAGAGGCCCGCTCGCTATGCTCACTCGCTGGCCCGTCGGCCCGGGACAAAGGGCCCACTCATGGAGCTCCTTGCTGGGGCCGAGAGGGCAGGAGCAAGGGGTCGGACCTCACCACACTGCAGTGCACCCACCCAGCCTCAGACCCAAACCCCAGGGCTGCCTGTGACTGAACTTTGCCTTCATCCATGCCCCCAGAGTAGGTAGAAGTTTCCCCTAACCATTTATATTTTCTCATCCCCTGAATGTTTGAGCTTAGAATGTGATTGTAAATATGTGGCTAAGGACAGCTTCAACATCAAGCCCTTAAAACAGCCTAGCCCCTTGCCCCCTCACTCCACAACCCCCACACCTGGGACTCTGCTGCAGCCCCACCTCCCCGTCCCTATCACCCTCAGACCCTTAGAACTGGACCCGACCCGGACCGTTGTTTGAAGTGGCTGCATGATGAACAGATGAGGCGGGGAAGGAAAAGGGGGAAGTACAGGGGGCGATATGGGGCGAGGCGGCACTACTTAGGCAACAGATTCTTTGGAAGAAGCCGCCAGTGTTTTGGCTCTGCACGCAGTGGCTGAgaaggcagggtgtgtgtgtttgtttttgtttgtgtgttgctGGTGGGGTAACTTGGGTGCCACTCCAACTGTTGACTGATGACAATGGTTTTATTATCTGAGAGTATTACTGTGTTATTGTCCTTTTgttttcagtgtgtttgtgtgtttaattATACAGAAGATGCAGGTGCTGATGGAACTATAATAAAGTTGTTTCCTGCAAACCACACTTTAGCTGTGACCATCATGATTTAACTCATGATTCATTTTCACTGTCACAATCTTTTGTGTTATTTAATGATGATTTGTGGACCATATCAAAATACTACACAATGTTTTGCACACAAAATGTTGAGGATCACAATAACTATTCTATATACTCTAATGGCCACAGATGAGGGACAGCACTTTTTCTGCAACACACAAACTTTATTCTGGTACTGTAGGGCTATCTGCTCATTAATCTGTAAGCAATATGCATTCTGGGGCACGTCAACATCGCACGATACTGTAGCCTACGCGCGCATCCCCCGTTTCGGTCGTGCGCGCCTCCGTTGCTGCGGAATTCAGGGAGCTGTGGTCGGACTCTGAAGACTCCTACCCCACCTAGAGAATAATGAACAACAAATTTGACGCGTGAGTAATCAAAGCTATTTTGAATATTTCGCGGACAATGGGCGCTCCGCTGTGAATGCAAATTCGTTGAGCAATTAGGCCTATGCCTTGCTCGTGGGTGGCTTGGAGAAAAAGAGGTGTGTCCGATCTGGTCTGCATGCCTTGCAGGGACTGGGGTCACACGAGTGCTTGTCATGTCCCATCGTAGTTACGCATTTCACATAATAAGATTCATAGTGACAACGAATCAATCGTTTTATTAGGGAATGCTTGCCCCTTCTTGCGATTGCCCTTTTAGCGTCGAGGCCCCACGGGCCGTGGCTGAATCCCCGACATGCAAGTGGTTGAAAGGCAGGGGCAGGTGCGCGCAGAGTCGGCTAAAACTATCCCCCATGCCCCTGATCACATTTAGTTATTTTGAGGAGGGACAGATGGAGAAAggtttttatttagcaaatgatAATACTCTATTCAGCTTGGAAACGTTGACAGCGACAAGCAACGCTGTGTTATGTGTAGATTCTAACCCCGGTGCAACCACTGTTGCAAAGTGGCCACCGGCGAGGCTACAATGTTGCACTGGCGGGTGCATGCTTATAAATGTCAACACTGCACATTCGACCACATTGCTAGTGAGAGATGTTGACAAGACACTGTTACTATACACAAATACCAAGCAATGAAAAGCCAATCACTTTCAGCTGACAGAACTGTGAACCATAGTATTCACATTTATACAGTGATTATTACAATGTAATAACTTAAtgcatgtacactgaacaaaaatataagtgcaacatgcaacaatttcaaagattttactgagttagagttCAGATAAGGAaatgtaaattgaaataaattcattaagccctaatctatggatttaacatgactgggaatacagatgtgcatctgttggtcacagatacttctcacagatacctttaaaaaaaaagtaggggtgtggatgagaaccagtcagtatctggtgtaaccaccatttgcctcatgcagcgcgacacctctccttcacatagagttgatcggGCTATTGATTGAggcatgtggaatgttgtcccactcctcttcaatgactgtgagaagttgctgaatattggtgggaactggaacacgctgtcgtacacgtcgatccagagaatcccaaacatgctcaatgagtgacatgtcaggtgagtatgtaggccatagaagaactgggacattttcagcttccaggagttgtgtacagatctttgtgacatgaggtgatggcggcggatgcatggcacgacaatgggcctcaggatctcatcacggtatctctgtgcattcaaattgccatcgataaaatgcaattgtgttcgttgtccgtagcttaagcctgcccatagcataaccccacctccaccatgggtcactctgttcacaacgttgacatcagcaaaccgctcacccacacgacaccatacacgctgtctgccatctgcctggtaaagttgaaacagggattcatccgtgaagagcacacttctccagcgtgccagtggccatcgaaggtgagcattttcccatagaagtcggttacgacgccgaactgcaatcaggtcaagaccctggtgaggacaatgagcacgcagatgagcttccctgagaaggtttctgacagtttatgtagaaattcttcagttgtgcaaacccacagtttcatcagctgtccgggtggctcgcaggtgaagaagccggatgtggatgtcTTGGGCTGGcgcggttacacgtggtctgcagttgtgaggctggttggacgtactgccacattttctaaaatgacattatcgtagagaaattaaccttaaattctctggcaacagctctggtggacattcctgcagtcagcatgcccattgcacgctccctcagaacttgagacatctgtggcattgtattgcgtgacaactgcacattttagagtagccttttattgtccccagcacaaggtgcacatgtgtaattatcatgctgtttaatcagcttcttgatatgccacacctgttaggtggatggattatcttggcaaaggagaaatgctcaataacagggatgtaaacaaatatgtgcatacatttttagagaaataagctttttatgtgtatggaaaatgtctgggatcttttatttcagctcatgaaacatgggaccatcactttacatgttgcatttatatttttgttcagtgtagtaactAATATATTACAATAACCTAGTTAGATAAGACTATTCAAAGTGTATGCTCAACAAGGACCTTCATTGTTGTAAGTAATTACTGTTCAATATCATACTTTGCTTATGTGTATGAGTACAGAATTTGTGTGGATGATAGATTAGTCTTGTCATGATGTCCCATTGTATTTTTGACAA from the Coregonus clupeaformis isolate EN_2021a chromosome 14, ASM2061545v1, whole genome shotgun sequence genome contains:
- the capn10 gene encoding calpain-10 produces the protein MEEDEPAVEYKSLFEDPAFLCEDSSLFSDYSTPIARFQDDITWLRPQEICPSPTLFPDNTDDGHAKQGLLGDCWFLCACTILLKNQHLMKKVVPPAQPQWGERGYRGSFLFRLWQHGRWTEVTVDDRLPCLGGKLCFSRCQSPTAFWVALLEKAYAKLQGSYEHLWAGQVSEALVDLTGGLAERWSLGDGGTEEDQGRGSSDSDWVRRRRLDLDLLHAVREGFYSGLCASELWHALSVMEWVDVRTVEGVGVRLIRIRNPWGRRCWEGAWRESGEGWNSLDPTCTLNLLGRAQEAEFWVDETEFLLQFDDVTVWYPINEEGHLQSIYSGELLTHSHQTGDRWVKGHSAGGCRNNSSYGSNPQFWLQVFERGEVLVSLLQHRRYSRNTGRHYTQSPEEGSSTTQHQHYQAIALHMWKVENKRLNLSGTLNSPPCASTHCHAYEREVVLHTHLDPGFHLLIPSTFLQGGEGSFLLRVFSSSPTSLSAVKTPGPSLPLVTEGEWETIYLRGAWVTGSSAGGSRNFLSHWQNPRFPVTMGDNLAGSTGVNVRVTLHQNCPDTDLQAIGFHLYKAPEGQGKAESTVPREEEPVASCIPHCYTQAVSLACCLPPGAYVIVPSTYHPDSPGQFTLTVARKIHRRVVKSQESLGRAIQEVSHISVMRS